A DNA window from Penaeus vannamei isolate JL-2024 chromosome 5, ASM4276789v1, whole genome shotgun sequence contains the following coding sequences:
- the LOC113813229 gene encoding GTP-binding protein RAD-like has translation MLSTPNQHARIARPEGLPGYEPREWCAVCGKSTANKGKVNCSYSDCPNICHPQCLGEDSHFTCTEVQRLRQAIGIPDEVSHVTPDNETTETHESSAIDEERELLQLEPTDLVEQYLSTFEPHAFVVTYSVVERRSFQRAEEVLQLLWRLDVMTNRGVILVANKTDIVRSRSVTPKEGSNLADSYDCKYIETSSGFNHQVDELLVGILKQIRLKTHSSEATSRKRSTRKKKYRGTKTSASLKVKSFLTKVCGKEPKSKSCENLHVL, from the exons ATGCTAAGCACTCCTAACCAGCACGCTCGGATTGCACGACCCGAGGGCCTGCCTGGCTACGAACCACGTGAGTGGTGTGCTGTTTGTGGCAAGTCAACTGCCAACAAGGGCAAAGTAAACTGTTCTTACTCAGACTGCCCGAATATCTGCCATCCCCAGTGCCTCGGTGAAGACAGCCACTTCACCTGCACAGAAGTGCAAAGGCTACGCCAAGCCATTGGCATCCCGGACGAAGTGTCCCACGTAACTCCTGATAACGAGACAACTGAGACGCACGAGTCTTCCGCCATTGATGAGGAACGGGAGCTTCTCCAGCTAGAGCCTACGGATCTG GTGGAGCAGTACCTCTCCACCTTCGAGCCGCACGCCTTCGTGGTCACCTACAGCGTGGTCGAGCGCCGCAGTTTCCAGAGGGCAGAGGAAGTCCTGCAGCTGTTATGGCGGCTCGACGTCATGACCAACAGAGGCGTCATCCTCGTTGCAAATAAGACAGATATCGTGAGATCTCGTTCCGTCACGCCGAAAG AGGGATCGAATCTGGCGGACTCCTACGACTGCAAGTACATTGAGACTTCGAGTGGCTTCAACCACCAAGTGGACGAACTCCTCGTTGGAATCCTGAAGCAGATTCGGCTTAAAACCCACAGTTCCGAAGCCACGTCGAGAAAGCGTAGTACGCGGAAGAAGAAGTACCGAGGAACGAAGACTTCGGCAAGTCTTAAGGTGAAGAGCTTTCTAACGAAGGTGTGCGGGAAGGAACCCAAGAGCAAGTCTTGTGAGAACCTGCACGTGCTCTGA